GTCGTCCGCGGCGGGCAGCAGGGTCGCCACGAAGGCGGCGGAGCGCTCCCCGAGGGCCGCTGCCAGCAGGTCGTCCTTGCTCCCGAACAGCTGGTACATGGAGCGCTTCGACACCCCCGCCGCCTTGCACAGCGCGTCGATGCCGATGTTGACGCCCTCCCGGTAGGTGAGCGTGGCCGCCGCCTCCAGCAGCCGCTCTCGGGAGCTTGACTTGGTCTCGGTGCTCATAGGGCGAGGTTAACCCGATTCCGGGCAATTGGAAACCGATCGGTTTATTGCGCCGGTGCGTCAGTGGGCGATCACGGGCTCACCCTCCGACCGCGCCAGCGCCGCGTTCGGTATCAGGAGCGCCGAGAGCACGGCGCCGACCACGAAGAACCCGGCGCCCCACGCCAGGGTGGCCGTGTAGCCCTCGACCCCGGCCCGCGCCACGGTCAGGGCGCCCGGCTCGTGCGCGGACAGGTAGTCGGTCGTGGCCGAGGAGGCGACGGTGGTCAGGAGCGCCGTGCTGATCGAGCCGCCCACCTGCTGGCCGGTGTTGATCAGCGCCGAGGCGACGCCCGAATCCTCGTGATGGATGCCCGCCGTCGCGCCCTGGAACGCGGTGGTCATCACTCCACCGAGGCCGAGGCCCAGCAGGATCATGCCGGGCATGATGTCGGCGGCGTAGGCGCTGTCCAGTTCGAGGCGGGTCAGCAGGGCCATACCGGCCGCGGCGACCAGGAAGCTCGTGCTGATCACGATCTTCGGACCGACCCGGGGCAGCAGCAGCGAGGGCGCCGTGGTCGACGCGGCGACGATGCCCCCGACCATCGGCAGGAACGCCAGACCGGTCTTGATCGGCGAGTAGCCGATGCTGGCCTGGAGGTAGTAGGTCAGGAACAGGAAGATCGAGAACATCCCCATGCCGATGACGAACACCGCCAGGAACGAGCCACCGCGGGTCCGGTCCAGCACGAGGCGCAGCGGCAGCAGCGGATGCGCGACCCTGGCCTCCAGCCGGACGAACACCGCGAGCAGCACCGCGCCGACGATCATGGAGCCGAGGGCGACGGGGTCGGTCCAGCTCGTGGACTCGACGTGCGCGAACCCGTAGACGACGGCGAACAGTCCCGCGCTCACCACGACGGTGCCGGGGATGTCGAGCTTGGGCCGCTCGGTGACCGCGGGCTTGGCCAGCAGCAGCACCGCGCCCACCAGCGCGACCGCCGCGAAGACGACGTTCACGTACATCACCCAGCGCCAGGACGCCCACTCGGTGAGCACGCCGCCGAGCAGCAGCCCGACCGCGCCGCCCGCACCGGCCAGCGCGCTGAAGATGCCGAACGCCTTCGGCCGCTCGGCCGGGTCGGTGAAGGTCACGCTGAGCAGGGAGAGCGCGGCGGGCGCGAGCAGCGCGGCGAAGAGCCCCTGGGCCACGCGTGCCGTGACGAGGATGCCGAAGCTGTCGGCCGCGCCGCCGAGGACGGACGCGGCCGCGAAGCCGGCCAGTCCGGTCACGAAGGTGGTGCGCCGGCCGAACAGGTCGCCGAGCCGGCCGCCGAGCAGCAGCAGGCTGCCGAACGCCAGGGCGTACCCCGTGATGACCCACTGCCGGCTGCCGTCGCTGAAGCCGAGGTCCTGTTGCGCCGCGGGGAGCGCGATGTTCACGACGGTCGCGTCGAGCGTGACCATGAGCTGCGCCGTGCCGAGCACGACCAGCACCCACCAGCGCACGGCATGGGAGCCGCGGCGGCCCGAGTCTGTCTTTCCGGAGGCGGGTGCCTCACGGTCGTAGGTGGTACTCACTGTTCCCCTTGATCACTGATCGCTGATCATCATCGGCCGACCCCGAATGGCCGAAAACCGATCTGTTTCCAGACAGGTAAACAGATCGGTTTCCAGGACGCAAGCGCGGGGTCCGTCCGGGCTTGCACTCTGAAACCGAACGGTTTACCTTGGTTGAAACCGATCGGTTTCTCGTTCAAGGGGAGAGTCATGACCGCATTGAAGGGCGCGAACGTCTTCGTCACCGGCGGCAGCCGGGGCATCGGCAAGGCGCTGGTGGAGGAGCTGTACGCGCGCGGTGCCGGCAAG
This genomic stretch from Streptomyces deccanensis harbors:
- a CDS encoding MFS transporter; the protein is MSTTYDREAPASGKTDSGRRGSHAVRWWVLVVLGTAQLMVTLDATVVNIALPAAQQDLGFSDGSRQWVITGYALAFGSLLLLGGRLGDLFGRRTTFVTGLAGFAAASVLGGAADSFGILVTARVAQGLFAALLAPAALSLLSVTFTDPAERPKAFGIFSALAGAGGAVGLLLGGVLTEWASWRWVMYVNVVFAAVALVGAVLLLAKPAVTERPKLDIPGTVVVSAGLFAVVYGFAHVESTSWTDPVALGSMIVGAVLLAVFVRLEARVAHPLLPLRLVLDRTRGGSFLAVFVIGMGMFSIFLFLTYYLQASIGYSPIKTGLAFLPMVGGIVAASTTAPSLLLPRVGPKIVISTSFLVAAAGMALLTRLELDSAYAADIMPGMILLGLGLGGVMTTAFQGATAGIHHEDSGVASALINTGQQVGGSISTALLTTVASSATTDYLSAHEPGALTVARAGVEGYTATLAWGAGFFVVGAVLSALLIPNAALARSEGEPVIAH